In Leeia aquatica, a single window of DNA contains:
- a CDS encoding aminotransferase class I/II-fold pyridoxal phosphate-dependent enzyme gives MGQLERPAGLHRFRNNDKAIAIGNTFWEETARNGLSGIVANLAEGGYLQTQEGHRFLNFSCCSYLDFDTHPGIIQGAIRALEKYGVMDHCISRIRIQIPALLELENRLSSLFRANVITAISASAATAGVLPLLASGHFSGNRKPVMVFDKNAHFSMNLYKPVCGDETEVLTSPHNDMNYLEDVCRKYEHVAYVCDGTYSMGGHAPVEDLLMLQDKYGMFIYFDDSHSLSIMGEKGEGYIRSSIPGDLNELTIIVATLNKAYGSSGGCIMFGPKGRDVALLLERFGGPLAWSQPMNVAAIGASLAAADIHDSPELKRRQDKLKRHIDLFDARVASEQQGNGFPIKLVSASNDKVMAAGQHLYENGFYVSPVFFPIVPRDQAGLRVMLRAGVEESEILRLSQLLLDFGLN, from the coding sequence ATGGGTCAGCTGGAGCGTCCTGCCGGGTTACACCGGTTCCGTAACAACGACAAGGCGATTGCCATCGGCAATACCTTCTGGGAAGAAACCGCTCGCAACGGTCTGTCCGGCATCGTGGCCAATCTGGCCGAAGGGGGCTACCTGCAAACGCAGGAAGGCCACCGTTTTCTGAATTTCAGCTGCTGTTCCTATCTCGACTTTGATACCCACCCGGGCATCATTCAGGGCGCCATCCGTGCGCTGGAAAAGTACGGGGTGATGGATCACTGCATCTCACGCATCCGCATCCAGATCCCAGCGCTGCTGGAGCTGGAGAACCGGCTCTCCAGCCTGTTTCGCGCCAATGTCATTACCGCCATCTCGGCCAGTGCCGCGACCGCTGGGGTATTGCCGCTGCTGGCCTCCGGCCACTTCTCCGGCAACCGCAAGCCGGTGATGGTGTTCGACAAGAACGCCCACTTCTCGATGAACCTGTACAAGCCAGTGTGCGGTGACGAAACCGAGGTGCTGACCTCGCCGCATAACGACATGAACTATCTGGAAGATGTTTGCCGCAAGTATGAGCACGTGGCCTATGTCTGCGATGGTACCTACAGCATGGGTGGACATGCGCCGGTGGAAGACCTGCTGATGCTGCAGGACAAGTACGGCATGTTCATCTACTTCGATGATTCGCATTCGCTGTCCATCATGGGCGAAAAGGGCGAAGGCTATATCCGCTCCAGCATCCCGGGTGACCTCAATGAATTGACCATCATCGTGGCGACGCTGAACAAGGCCTATGGCAGCAGCGGTGGCTGCATCATGTTTGGCCCCAAAGGGCGGGATGTGGCTTTGCTGCTGGAGCGTTTTGGCGGGCCACTGGCTTGGTCGCAACCGATGAATGTGGCGGCCATTGGTGCCTCGCTGGCGGCGGCTGACATTCACGACAGCCCGGAGCTGAAACGCCGGCAAGACAAGCTGAAGCGGCACATTGATCTGTTTGACGCGCGCGTGGCGTCGGAGCAGCAGGGTAATGGCTTCCCGATCAAGCTGGTCAGCGCCAGCAACGACAAGGTGATGGCAGCGGGCCAGCACCTGTATGAGAACGGTTTCTACGTCTCCCCAGTGTTTTTCCCCATCGTGCCGCGTGACCAGGCGGGCCTGCGGGTGATGCTGCGGGCGGGGGTGGAAGAGTCGGAAATTTTGCGCTTGAGCCAGCTGCTGCTGGATTTTGGCTTGAACTGA
- a CDS encoding helix-turn-helix domain-containing protein: MNLAQIGLRIRRRRREIKKTLQTVADESGLSVGFLSQVERNLTGISLSSLVNVAKSLGMPLRSLLDQPTQTEPDSHEGQRQVYSVGNSAQRYERLSSTFPGSALNATRLHYPAGYRSETVSHDGDEFVYVLSGSLQYSVAGQTYLLQAGDSLHFDAHKPHDIANVGSVEAEAIIIGTLALFDDVQAD, encoded by the coding sequence ATGAACCTTGCCCAAATAGGTCTACGCATTCGCCGCCGGCGGCGCGAGATCAAGAAAACCCTGCAGACCGTCGCTGATGAGTCGGGGCTCTCCGTAGGCTTCCTGTCGCAGGTGGAGCGCAATCTGACCGGCATCTCGCTGTCCTCGCTGGTCAACGTTGCAAAGAGTCTGGGCATGCCGCTGCGCAGCCTGCTGGACCAGCCCACCCAGACAGAGCCCGACTCGCATGAGGGTCAACGCCAGGTCTACTCGGTCGGCAATTCGGCCCAGCGCTATGAACGCTTGTCGTCCACCTTTCCCGGCAGTGCGCTGAATGCCACCCGGCTGCACTACCCGGCGGGCTACCGCTCGGAAACGGTGTCACATGATGGGGATGAGTTTGTGTATGTGCTGTCTGGCAGCCTGCAATATTCGGTCGCCGGTCAAACCTACTTGCTGCAGGCGGGGGATTCCCTGCATTTCGATGCCCACAAGCCGCATGACATCGCCAATGTGGGTAGCGTTGAGGCTGAAGCCATCATCATCGGCACCCTGGCCCTGTTTGACGATGTACAAGCGGATTAA
- a CDS encoding adenylate/guanylate cyclase domain-containing protein — protein sequence MPYTRLHQLLADRLAHPERQPAIEQQIWAEFGCTQAILYTDLAGFSRGVADFGIVHFLQLILESRQLFLPLVHAHQGRFLKEEGDSLLLLFDNPVQAACCAQAMQHASRHHNAGRPPEQRIDLCLGLGYGQVLRIGQHDVFGEEVNAACKLGEDVAGSGEILLTAAMRTALLASMPADALPPLPERAGWPSVYRLSWQ from the coding sequence ATGCCCTATACCCGACTGCACCAACTGCTGGCCGACCGTCTGGCTCATCCTGAGCGGCAGCCTGCCATCGAGCAACAGATCTGGGCGGAGTTTGGTTGCACACAGGCCATCCTGTATACCGATCTGGCTGGGTTTTCACGGGGCGTGGCTGATTTTGGCATCGTGCATTTCCTGCAGCTGATTCTCGAATCCCGCCAGCTATTCCTGCCACTGGTCCATGCCCACCAAGGCCGTTTTCTCAAGGAAGAGGGCGACAGCCTGCTACTGCTGTTCGACAACCCTGTCCAAGCAGCCTGCTGCGCACAGGCCATGCAGCATGCCAGTCGCCACCACAATGCGGGTCGCCCACCGGAGCAACGCATCGACCTGTGCCTGGGGCTGGGCTATGGCCAGGTCTTGCGCATCGGCCAGCACGATGTCTTTGGAGAGGAAGTGAACGCAGCCTGCAAGCTGGGCGAGGATGTCGCAGGGTCGGGAGAGATCTTGCTGACGGCCGCGATGCGCACCGCACTGCTTGCCAGCATGCCTGCTGACGCGCTCCCTCCCTTGCCCGAACGAGCGGGCTGGCCATCGGTCTACCGCCTCAGTTGGCAATAA